DNA sequence from the Streptomyces tsukubensis genome:
CCGCCGTCCTCGGCGGCCGTACCGTCATCGCCGTCGCCCACCGCCTGCAGACCGCCCACGACGCCGACCGGGTCGCGGTGATGGAGGACGGCCGGCTCACCGAACTCGGCACCCACGACGAACTCGTCGCGGCGGGCGGCGCCTACGCGGCCCTCTGGGAGACCTGGCACGGCGGCCCGGAGCAGTAGCCCCCGGTCCCGGACAGCCGAAGACCGCCGTCTCCGGCCGGAGACGGCGGTCTTCACCGGGGCACCGGCGGCTACGCCGGTTCGGTCGCTGACTTCGGGTCGGGACCGGACGCCGGGCCCGTCACCGGGTCCTCCGCGGCCACCGGGTGCGCATGCGGCTCCGCCACCGCGACCGGGACCTCCTTCACCACGGGCGGCGGGGTACCGGCGTCGGTGAACCGCAGCAGCAGCGGCTCGGTCCAGCGCGCGGCCAGCGGCCCGAGGATCACCAGGATCAGGACGTACGCCGTGGCGATCGGCCCGATCCTCGGCTCCGACGCCACCGCCAGCCCCGCGATCACGATGGAGAACTCCCCGCGCGCCACCAGAGCGCCGCCCGCCCGCAGCCGGCCCTTGGGGCCGATGCCCGCGCGCCGGGCCGCGTACCAGCCGGTCCCGATCTTGGTCGCCGCGGTGACGACCGCCAGCAGCAGGGCGGGCAGCAGCACCGGCGGGATCTCGGTCGGATCCGTCGACAGCCCGAAGAAGACGAAGAACACGGCCGCGAACAGGTCCCGCAGCGGCGTCAGCAGCTTGCGGGCGCCCTCCGCGACCTCCCCGGAGAGCGCGATACCGACCAGGAACGCGCCGACGGCCGCCGACACCTGCAGCTCCTGGGCGACACCCGCGACCAGCAGGGTCAGCCCGAGGACCACCAGCAGCAGCATCTCCGGATTGTCGGAGTTCACGGCCTTGCTGATGACCCGTCCGTGGCGCAGCGCCAGATACAGGACGATGCCGACCGTGCCCAGCGCGATGAGGAGGGTGACGCTGCCGCCCGCGAGACCGACGCCCGCCAGCAGCGCCGTCAGCAGCGGCAGATACACCGCCATCGCGAGATCCTCCATCACCAGGATCCCGAGGACGACCGGGGTCTCCCGATTGCCGAGGCGCTCCAGATCCGTGAGGACCTTCGCGATCACACCGGACGACGAGATCCAGGTGACACCTGCCAGCGCGACCGCCGCGACCGGGCCCCAGCCCAGCAGCAGC
Encoded proteins:
- a CDS encoding cation:proton antiporter, with translation MHETTTLLIELGAIILGLGLIGRFAGRIGLSPIPLYLLVGLAFGTGGLLPMSASEDFVAVGAEIGVILLLLLLGLEYSASELVGSLKTQYPSGLVDFVLNALPGAAAALLLGWGPVAAVALAGVTWISSSGVIAKVLTDLERLGNRETPVVLGILVMEDLAMAVYLPLLTALLAGVGLAGGSVTLLIALGTVGIVLYLALRHGRVISKAVNSDNPEMLLLVVLGLTLLVAGVAQELQVSAAVGAFLVGIALSGEVAEGARKLLTPLRDLFAAVFFVFFGLSTDPTEIPPVLLPALLLAVVTAATKIGTGWYAARRAGIGPKGRLRAGGALVARGEFSIVIAGLAVASEPRIGPIATAYVLILVILGPLAARWTEPLLLRFTDAGTPPPVVKEVPVAVAEPHAHPVAAEDPVTGPASGPDPKSATEPA